In one window of Microtus pennsylvanicus isolate mMicPen1 chromosome 2, mMicPen1.hap1, whole genome shotgun sequence DNA:
- the Mrps5 gene encoding small ribosomal subunit protein uS5m has product MAAAVRVAGCFPALCSLPAGHFLLRQLSLNTFPAAASVLAAKTALSHGALSPRGTETNHCLASLSHALQTQCCVSSPITWTGQQSRPYSFFTKLTADELWKGALAETGAGARKGRGKRTKRKRKKDLNRGQIIGEGRSGFLWPGLNVPLMKSGVVQTISQRSREEQEKVEADMTQQREEWERRRKVKVKRERGWSGNTWGGVSIGPPDPGPNGETYEDFDTRVLEVRNVFNMTAKEGRKKSVRVLVAVGNGNGAAGFAIGKAADRADAFRKAKNRAIHYLHYIELYEGHTIFHDISLRFKRTQISMKKQPRGYGLRCHRAIITICRLIGIKDMYARVTGSKNMLNLTRGLFHGLARQETHQLLADKKGLHVVEFREECGPLPIVVASPQGALSKEPEPEPEVPDTKLDWQEVKAMQGMKRSVWSGLKRSAT; this is encoded by the exons GTCACTTCCTGTTGAGGCAGCTCTCTCTAAACACCTTCCCAGCAGCAGCTTCCGTTCTGGCAGCGAAGACCGCGCTCAGTCACG GCGCTTTGTCACCCAGGGGAACAGAAACCAACCACTGTCTGGCCAGCTTGAGCCATGCGCTGCAGACACAGTGCTGTGTTTCCTCTCCCATCACCTGGACGGGCCAGCAGAGCAGGCCCTACAGCTTCTTCACCAAAC TGACCGCAGATGAACTCTGGAAGGGTGCCTTAGCAGAGACTGGCGCCggagcaagaaaaggaagaggcaaaaggacaaagaggaagaggaaaaaggattTGAACAGGGGCCAGATCATCGGGGAAG GACGTTCTGGTTTCCTGTGGCCTGGTCTGAATGTCCCTCTTATGAAGAGTGGAGTAGTCCAGACCATTagccagagaagcagagaagaacaGGAGAAGGTGGAGGCCGACATGACCCAACAGAGAGAAgagtgggaacggaggaggaAGGTCAAAGTTAAACGGGAGCGCGGATGGAGTGGAAACACATGGGGAGGTGTCAGTATTGGCCCCCCAGACCCGGGACCCAATGGAG aaACATACGAAGACTTTGACACCAGGGTTCTCGAG GTGAGAAATGTTTTCAATATGACagcaaaagagggaagaaagaagtcgGTCCGTGTGCTGGTTGCTGTGGGGAATGGAAATGGGGCCGCAG GTTTTGCTATTGGGAAAGCCGCTGACCGGGCAGATGCTTTCAGAAAG GCAAAGAACAGAGCAATTCATTATTTGCATTATATAGAACTGTATGAAGGCCATACAA TATTCCATGATATTTCCCTAAGATTTAAAAGGACGCAGATCAGTATGAAGAAACAACCCAGAG GTTATGGCCTCCGCTGCCACAGAGCCATTATCACCATCTGCCGCCTCATTGGCATCAAGGACATGTATGCGAGGGTCACGGGGTCTAAGAACATGCTCAACCTCACCCGGGGCCTCTTCCATGGGCTTGCTCGCCAG GAAACCCACCAACTTCTGGCTGATAAGAAGGGTCTCCACGTGGTGGAGTTCCGGGAGGAGTGTGGCCCTCTGCCTATTGTGGTGGCCTCCCCACAGGGGGCCTTGAGTAAGGAGCCAGAGCCCGAGCCTGAGGTCCCTGACACCAAACTGGACTGGCAAGAAGTAAAGGCCATGCAGGGAATGAAGCGCTCAGTGTGGTCTGGGCTAAAGAGGTCTGCCACCTGA